TATGTATGCTCAACAAACGAGTACTTTGGCATACATAACACGTAAAGGAAACTAGACTATCACTAACTACTACTTTCAAACGTTAGATGTAATTCAATAGgctatatttgtttgttgtttgcttgtttgATATTCTAATATACCAGGTCAGTTATGATAGATTCGAAGTGAACAAATACCTGGTACGTTATGGCAAAAGTTGCAATGCCCATACTCTGTGCCGCCCTTGACTGCTGTTAATCAGCAGATAACGAGATTACTCTTTAGTTGTTTTACACGTCATTCCTTCAAGCTAGACACACATACTTTTTACGTTTAGGTAAAGAGGTCATCGGTAttaccacagtcacttgtgtgttattattctattccaggataaTAATACAATACCGCCATGTATATATGCAGGCATAGCAACAGGTAAGTACTATGGCATGCATGAAAACGAATAAATACTTTGTTCGTTATTtgagatgtaaacaatgtgAAGTCTTTCCCCTCTTGTTGTGaaaaacatacaatatttttttttgtttcactttCAACAGGATGGTATGATGACGTAACATTAAGATGGGCGGAGACTTAGCGTCATTCATTTCAATTGCCATTATATGCCTATTACACGCAACACCTTCTAGAAGTTATTATCACTGTCCTAAATTTAGTAGTAAGTAgcacaaatacatttttatgaaaaattttCTATCTCTGCCAACATACAAAagtaacaaattgtgtatttgaTTCTACTTATTTTGcatagctatctatctatctatctatctatctatctatctatctatctatctatctatctatctatctatctatctatctatctatctatctatctatctatctatctatctatctatctatctatctattcatctatatatctatctagctatctagctatctagctagctagctagctagatatatatctgtctagctatctagctatctagctatctagctagctagctatatATCTGTCTCTCTGCCCCGCCCTCCCTCCGTCCGTAGAGACAGGTActctgtgtgtctatctatctatctatctatctatctatctatctatctatctatctatctgtctgtctatctgtatgtctgtctgtctgtctgtctgtctgtctgtctgtctgtctgtctatctatctacctgtcTCTCTATCTGATAATCGATcaatctatctgtctctgtctaccTGTCTCTCTGTCCCGCCCTCCCCCCCTTCCTCCCTCTCTTATGTGAACAGCTTAGTTGggttgttttgtttcatttcctcAGTTTAATTATCATTACTGTGTGTTTCTATCTTAGTTTACCACTACAATGGCAAAGAAGCAATACTGGGACAACCAAACCAACTTTTATATATTCCGAGTAACAACGCAATCGTTTTGAACAGTAGTATCCCTGCTAGCATAGAAAATGATGATAGTATACTTTGTGTGAACCGAAGTTATCAAGGTATTTATCTCATTTATaattttgcatataatttgcataatgaagtAGTTTTTACAAATAACTGCTTGTTCTTTCGTGTGCTTTTATTGTGTCAGTGTAGTAATTATGCacatatcaatttttttaattcatcatTGATTACTTCACCACAATGCATGGATTCATaacatccagacagacagacagacaaacaggcaggcaggcagacagacagacagacagacagacagacagacagacgaacgcgcacacacatacatactacgtacgtacgtacgtacagacacacatacatacacacatacatacatacatacatacatacatacatacagacatacatacatacatacatgcatacatacatgcatacatatatgcatacatacatacatgcatacatacatacatacatacatacatacatacatacatacatacatacatacatacatacatacatacatacatacatacatgaatacatatatgcatacatacatgcatacatacatacatacatacatacatacatgcatacatacatacatacatacatacatacatacatacatacatacgtacatacgtacgtacgtacgtacgtacgtacctacatacatacatacatacacacatacatacatacgtacgtacgtacgtacgtacgtaccaaCATTGTGTAACACTACTTATCCCCACCCACGTCCCAACCCTTCGAATTACTGTTGCTCTATATAATGTTGATATTCTCATATCATTGCTGGCCTATTAAGTACAACTTAATAAACTACAATATCTTGGTTTGATTGATTGTAGATGTGATCGAGGTCCTTAGATGTACTAAAGATGTCCCTGGTATTATGCAATGGAACTTACATAATGACTATAACATAATTAAACAAGATGGTTATTATATGTTAGTAGTTATGAAACCTAACAAGTTTTTAGTTACATATACATGGTGGATGTATAGTAGTAATACCATGGTTACACATACGTCGGTTCAAAACAAAGGTTAGTGGTTTTTGTGAGTTCGTGGTTCCGAAAACTGTAGATACGTACAGACTAGACGTGCTGTTCTGATTACAAATCTTTaagcagatttttttttaaaatcatttcctGCATGCTCAATaacaagttgttgttttttttaaatagttgtTGTTTGTCGTTTTGTGTTTTCGTTCGCTTATTTGTTCATTTCTTGCTTTGGGGCTTTTTTGAATATCAAACACAGCCTTGgtcagtgttttattttttttcaagtcaaaAAACGTACTATTTATTTAGTAAACTTGTTCCTTTAACCAAAACCCAAATACATAGTACCATTTATAATCGTCCATATGGCCGGACACGAACTTGGTCGGAGGctgttttacattgttttttcaattttaaaaaaaatccgaaataaatagCTAGTTGTCATACATATTGACGCAACTCATAATATCAAGTTGATTTGAAGTTAAAATGCTTGTGTATGTTAGAATTAGAATTGgaatattatttataattatgtaaaatacacGACGTAATGATTTATTGGATTtaaacaacttgaaaatataCTCTGGACAAATTAAACCTTTGTCCGATTTATTGAGAACTAGTTAGTTCCGGACACATCAACAAGCAATATGTCTTCGTAAAAAAGAATCACTTCCCTTTCTTCTATAACACATGTATGGTTTTCATCATTGTAATAGATTTCACTTTCAAGCGGCGGAAGATCAAAGCAGAAATGAACACTGTTGTATCGATTTCTGGCCCACTCTTCAGCACCACTGCGAAAGAGATAAGTTTACTAAACCAGACATCTTCGGAACCGTTAATGGGAGTTTGGTTGACCAATGGGGACGTAGATCGCTGTTATCTTTGGGAGAAGGACCTTGAAGGAAAAATTACGCTGGCTTCAACTGAGAGTTATTATTCACTTACAATAAATGTGTCGTGTCAAGTGTCTGGAAGTTATGATCTGATAACAACCGTAGCAACGGATGTGTACGAAAAAAACAGCCTCGTTATCAGCGTCCAAAGTATGTAACGCGACATGTACTTGTTTTAGACAACTTGTTCTTGACCGAAATGTttgacgttggtggcgctcctGCTGATCATTCAGAAAATAAGCAACGATCGAGTGATTTACATGCGTAAATGAGTTTGCTCAATGGCGATTCTTTCAATACACTACTTGCATATGGCAAATGTTACAACGATTGTTAATATTATCTTAATTGCTATAATTTTTGACGATCATGAATACAGTATGTCGCCAGTCTTCTATGTTACCTTTGCAAGCTACTGTGCCCCAGTTTTAATATGTTTAGTAACTTAACAAACGAGTAATTTAGAGTGATGTAATTTTTaatatatacctagatgtctaTACACGTATATATCAATATTTCCCAATGACGTTTAATGTAAAATACCATAGGGTCCAAGGGATCGTCCTTTCTTATTGGACAAgacattgaaaagaaattgcAGACAAGTTTCGCCATTGAAATTATCAATCATAACCAGATATAATGTTTTATCGTTCAAACCAGGAAAGTTTTGACTaaacaatttacatacaaaatgatATTGTGGTCATTTACAGAGATagaaacataatattttagtactAATTCTACCACGCTCGTTAATAGATGATTACAGTTAACTGATACAGTGTTACTAACTTGAATAGGTTGATATTTTATTCATGGTTCATTGATAGATTTTGTACCTAACTACGcattttactaccaaaccagaacgACAATAGAGTTTCAATTGTGCGGAACCGTGTTTTATACCTCTCTCATAACGTTTTTTattacgaattacacaaacacaaCAAGACACTGATATGTGCcttacacacatccatacagagacagacagactgactgactgactgactgactgacaggcaTGCACATAAAATGTTATAGGTGATGATCGATGATAATGTgattgaatcttccttgtttcaccAGACAGCCATGTTTacttgtgttcacagtgagataaaatgttttcttttatatATGTACGCACTATTAGTGTTTGTATCGTAATCTCATACAGAAAACTTCATGTAAGACGTAAACAAAAATCTTTCTGcttaattgaaactctatggtcactctgatttggtagtactTTATCTAGTTCTTTTATTTATATTCAGATCGACGGGAGTAGTTATTTGCGGCCAGGTCCTAACAACACATTGCGCATCTATGATTTTCAAAAAGAATACCAGGGCAAGTATGAATGCATCGTTGTTGAGGAGTGTTACGTCATCAGAAGTGAGCCCAAACACTTAACAGGTAAATTTCAAACtaaccaaaacattttttttccaaccACATgttttcatagaagtaatggcACGGTAAATCAATATACGTGATGCGAAAAGAACA
This is a stretch of genomic DNA from Glandiceps talaboti chromosome 9, keGlaTala1.1, whole genome shotgun sequence. It encodes these proteins:
- the LOC144439746 gene encoding uncharacterized protein LOC144439746, with amino-acid sequence MGGDLASFISIAIICLLHATPSRSYYHCPKFSIYHYNGKEAILGQPNQLLYIPSNNAIVLNSSIPASIENDDSILCVNRSYQDVIEVLRCTKDVPGIMQWNLHNDYNIIKQDGYYMLVVMKPNKFLVTYTWWMYSSNTMVTHTSVQNKDFTFKRRKIKAEMNTVVSISGPLFSTTAKEISLLNQTSSEPLMGVWLTNGDVDRCYLWEKDLEGKITLASTESYYSLTINVSCQVSGSYDLITTVATDVYEKNSLVISVQNRRE